GGAAATGAAGAGGAAGCAGACGGCGGAAAATCGGAGTGCGAGCATCAGCGGAATCATGGGAGTTCAGGCTTCGCGACTCATGCTCACCAGCCAGTGCTCCGGCATCAACTCGCGGAGCTTCACCAGACGTCCGCCGTTCAGGATCACGGTGGCATCGGCGTTCCGCGGGTTCACTTGCAGGAGAAATTCGCGGCAACGTCCGCAGGGAGCGAGGATGGAATCTTCGGTCACCGCCACGATGGCTTCGATCTGCGTTTCTCCGGCCTTGATCATTTCGGCAGAGGCCGCGTGTTCCGCGCAGAAGCCGAGGCCGCAGCTCAAGTGGATGCAGATGCCGGTGTAGATGTTTCCCGCAGGTGTGCGAATTGCCGCTGCTACCGAGGCTGCATCCCAATCAGGTCGGCCCAAGGATAGATTCCGGACCAAGGGTCGCGCGGCATCGATGAGTTGCTGGTGTTCCGGGTTCATCTGCCTCGTCTTCTAGCAGAACTGTCCTGTCCGGAAAGCCCGTTCAGCGCTCCTGGACACGGCAGGGCACACCATAGGCCACCGAGCCCGCCGGAATGCTCTTCGTTACCACGCTGCCCGCGCCGATCACGCAGTCATCGCCGATGC
This portion of the Luteolibacter luteus genome encodes:
- a CDS encoding cytidine deaminase family protein — translated: MNPEHQQLIDAARPLVRNLSLGRPDWDAASVAAAIRTPAGNIYTGICIHLSCGLGFCAEHAASAEMIKAGETQIEAIVAVTEDSILAPCGRCREFLLQVNPRNADATVILNGGRLVKLRELMPEHWLVSMSREA